One part of the Chroogloeocystis siderophila 5.2 s.c.1 genome encodes these proteins:
- a CDS encoding chromophore lyase CpcT/CpeT, producing the protein MTHSTDIATLARWMAADFSNQAQAFENPPFFAHIRVCMRPLPLEILSGVSFYVEQAYDYMLNNPYRVRVLKLVNARDRITIENYLIKDEQQFYGASREPQRLNAIALERLEKLPGCNMLVEWTGTSFKGSVEPGKGCIVVRKDKKTYLDSEFEIDQERFISLDRGRDPETDEHVWGSVAGPFHFVRWNSFADEVKV; encoded by the coding sequence ATGACTCATTCTACAGATATCGCTACTTTAGCGCGGTGGATGGCAGCAGATTTCAGCAATCAAGCACAAGCTTTTGAAAATCCGCCTTTTTTTGCGCATATTCGCGTTTGTATGCGTCCTCTTCCCCTAGAAATCCTTTCTGGAGTCAGCTTTTACGTAGAACAGGCGTATGATTATATGCTGAATAACCCGTATCGCGTGCGCGTGTTGAAATTAGTTAACGCCCGCGATCGCATTACGATTGAGAATTACTTAATCAAAGATGAACAGCAATTTTACGGTGCATCTCGCGAACCTCAACGCCTGAACGCAATTGCCTTAGAACGTTTGGAGAAATTGCCTGGATGTAATATGCTTGTCGAATGGACAGGAACTAGCTTTAAAGGCAGTGTGGAACCAGGAAAGGGTTGTATTGTCGTGCGTAAAGACAAAAAAACCTATTTAGATAGCGAATTCGAGATCGATCAAGAACGATTTATTAGCCTTGATCGAGGGCGCGATCCAGAAACCGACGAACACGTCTGGGGTTCTGTTGCTGGACCGTTTCACTTTGTTCGTTGGAACAGTTTTGCTGATGAAGTGAAAGTGTAG